GACGCGATATCACTCGCTGATTGTCAAAAGGGAAACACTTCCGGAATGCTTCGACATATCCGCCGAAACAGATCAGGGAGAGATCATGGCGATCCGCCACAAACATCTGCCGGTAGAAGGGGTGCAGTTCCACCCGGAATCCATCATGACCGAACAGGGGAAGCAGCTGCTGATGAACTTTCTGCATACACATAAGAAAGCCGGGTTGGCACGATAATGTACCTTTACCTAAACGGTGACATCGTCCCTGCCGAACAGGCAACCATCTCCCCGTTTGATCACGGCTATCTGTACGGACTTGGTGTGTTTGAAACCTTTCGCACCTATGACGGTCATCCTTTTTTGATCAGGGACCATTTGGAAAGGCTCCGGAGTGGTTTGAAGGAATTGAACATTGCAACGGATCTGGATGAAGAGAAAGTGATAGGAACCGTTCGGGAGCTGCTAATCAAAAATGGACTGAAGGACGCCTACTGCCGCTTCAATGTATCAGGTGGCCAAGGTGAAATAGGCCTAAGGACAGACCCCTATGAAAAGCCGACCGTGATTCTTTTTCAAAAGGGACTGCCGGCTTCTGCTCCGCTGAAGGAAAAGGAGGGAGTGTTCCTGAACCTGAGGAGAAACACGCCGGAAACCGGGGAACGGTTGAAATCCCACCATTATCTCAATAATATTGCAGCTAAACGGGAAATCGGACCTTCTCCCGACAAAGAAGGGATTTTCCTTACGGGTGAGGGCTATCTCTGTGAAGGGATCACCTCCAATCTTTTCTGGATCAAAGACGGGACCTTGTATACCCCGACTGTGGAAACGGGGCTGTTGAACGGGATTACCCGCAGATTCATTCTCGCCCTTTCCGACCAATTGAAGCTGCCGGCTGAGACCGGGGCGTTCAGGGAAGACTGCTTGCTTGAAGCGGATGAGGTCTTTTTTACGAACTCGGTGCAGGAAATCATCCCGGTGAACCGGATCGGAAACCGGGACTATCCGGGCAGGCGCGGCGGCTACACACGTCTGCTTCATCATCAGTACACAAAGTATACAAGCCGACTACACTCAATCGATGAATTATAGCAGGGGGACCAAGAAATGAAATGCGGAACATATGAACTGGACTTTGAAAAGAAGACCCTTATCATGGGGATCTTGAACATCACGCCCGATTCGTTTTCAGACGGCGGGTCGTACAATGAATTGGAACGAGCCGTGGACCGGGCGAAAGAGATGGTGGAAATGGGTGCAGACATCATCGATATCGGAGGGGAATCGACCCGTCCCGGTCATCAGGTGATTCCGGTGGAAGAAGAGATCTCACGGGTCGTACCCATCATCGAAGCGATCTCCAGGGAAGTGAACGTCCCGATTTCCATCGACACATATAAGGCTGAGACTGCCAGAAGAGCGTTAGCAGCGGGCGCGAGCATCATCAATGATGTATGGGGTGCGAAAAAGGATCCGGAAATGGCGGCGGTCGCGGCAGACACGGGAGCGCCGATCATCCTGATGCATAACCGGGAAGACAAGGATTACAAGAACTTCGTCCGCGATGCGATCCAGGATCTGCAGGAAAGCATTTTCCTCGTAAAGGAAGCGGGTGTATCCGATGAACAGATCATCCTGGACCCGGGCATCGGGTTTGCCAAAACCGTCCCATTGAACCTGGAAATGATGAGAAAT
The nucleotide sequence above comes from Bacillus sp. KH172YL63. Encoded proteins:
- the folP gene encoding dihydropteroate synthase; its protein translation is MKCGTYELDFEKKTLIMGILNITPDSFSDGGSYNELERAVDRAKEMVEMGADIIDIGGESTRPGHQVIPVEEEISRVVPIIEAISREVNVPISIDTYKAETARRALAAGASIINDVWGAKKDPEMAAVAADTGAPIILMHNREDKDYKNFVRDAIQDLQESIFLVKEAGVSDEQIILDPGIGFAKTVPLNLEMMRNLDAIVSLGYPVLLGTSRKSMIGQVLDLPVEERMEGTGATVCYGIQQGCHIVRVHDVKEMARMAKMMDVLVGKEKRHG
- the pabC gene encoding aminodeoxychorismate lyase; translation: MYLYLNGDIVPAEQATISPFDHGYLYGLGVFETFRTYDGHPFLIRDHLERLRSGLKELNIATDLDEEKVIGTVRELLIKNGLKDAYCRFNVSGGQGEIGLRTDPYEKPTVILFQKGLPASAPLKEKEGVFLNLRRNTPETGERLKSHHYLNNIAAKREIGPSPDKEGIFLTGEGYLCEGITSNLFWIKDGTLYTPTVETGLLNGITRRFILALSDQLKLPAETGAFREDCLLEADEVFFTNSVQEIIPVNRIGNRDYPGRRGGYTRLLHHQYTKYTSRLHSIDEL